A single window of Marinobacter sp. LA51 DNA harbors:
- the aupA gene encoding alkane uptake protein AupA, which yields MPSTSRFSVRAMSLAVATVSTGLSLSAAASMGNLGTTYGVMPVDVATAQSLSMFNDQVSATYYNPAYLTKDSRGELTTGILHAEQELRSANPNANSDVLSNSPSQHVLIGMKTNLGSLTRSKHPIYLGFIAGVEKYGKEMLAFRSETTESGQFLQYGKEPLFLNIGGATPIWRGISAGASVRITLEAAANLEAVSTLGGETSRERLGVNAEPSLKTILGTSMDLGSTFCPDSECFLDGWETALTYRTKSAASTAVDSNIIVTQTIPDPGLSLAVSTIDSFQPETIGIGAQYRTENWRIGGSIEQQNWSELEDEFASDTIKDQESQSPGDRIQFDDILIPRLGAEYQLNKNFAVRAGVAFEESPLKTTRNPEINYLDTDKIVLGLGLSATYDRTRLLAYPVRLDVGYQYQQLQDRDFTLVDYDGNETDVTADGDVHVISGSITLKF from the coding sequence ATGCCTTCCACCTCCCGATTTTCAGTACGGGCGATGTCCCTGGCCGTTGCAACGGTTTCCACTGGCCTTTCCCTGTCTGCCGCTGCCAGCATGGGTAATCTCGGCACTACCTACGGTGTCATGCCGGTCGACGTTGCGACGGCGCAATCTCTGTCCATGTTCAATGACCAGGTCTCAGCTACTTACTACAACCCGGCCTACCTCACCAAGGACAGTCGGGGTGAACTGACCACCGGCATCCTGCACGCCGAGCAGGAGCTGAGGTCGGCCAACCCGAACGCCAACAGCGACGTCCTGTCGAACTCGCCCAGTCAGCATGTGCTGATTGGCATGAAAACCAACCTCGGCTCACTGACCCGCTCCAAACATCCGATCTACCTCGGTTTCATCGCCGGCGTCGAGAAGTACGGCAAGGAAATGCTGGCCTTCCGCTCGGAGACCACTGAAAGCGGACAGTTCCTGCAGTATGGCAAGGAGCCGCTCTTTCTGAACATTGGCGGCGCCACCCCGATCTGGCGGGGCATCTCCGCCGGTGCCTCGGTCCGGATCACCCTGGAGGCGGCGGCCAACCTAGAAGCAGTCTCTACCCTCGGTGGTGAAACCAGCCGGGAACGTCTGGGCGTTAATGCGGAGCCGTCCCTGAAAACCATCCTCGGCACCAGCATGGACTTGGGAAGCACCTTCTGCCCCGACTCCGAGTGTTTCCTGGATGGCTGGGAGACAGCCCTGACCTACCGCACCAAATCGGCTGCGTCCACTGCCGTCGACTCCAACATCATTGTGACCCAGACCATTCCCGACCCGGGCCTGAGCCTGGCGGTTTCCACCATCGACTCATTCCAGCCGGAAACCATTGGCATCGGGGCTCAATACCGGACTGAAAACTGGCGAATCGGCGGCTCTATTGAGCAGCAGAACTGGTCTGAGCTGGAGGATGAGTTCGCCTCCGACACCATCAAGGATCAGGAATCCCAATCGCCGGGCGACCGCATTCAGTTCGACGATATCCTCATCCCCCGTCTTGGTGCGGAGTACCAGCTGAACAAGAACTTTGCGGTACGAGCCGGCGTTGCCTTTGAGGAATCACCCCTCAAGACCACTCGAAATCCGGAGATCAACTACCTCGACACCGACAAAATTGTCCTCGGACTGGGCCTGAGCGCCACTTATGATCGCACCCGACTGCTCGCCTATCCGGTTCGACTCGACGTGGGCTATCAGTACCAACAACTCCAGGACCGGGACTTCACCCTGGTGGATTACGACGGCAATGAGACCGACGTGACCGCCGACGGCGATGTTCACGTCATTAGCGGCTCCATCACCCTGAAGTTCTGA